One window from the genome of Magnolia sinica isolate HGM2019 chromosome 4, MsV1, whole genome shotgun sequence encodes:
- the LOC131244164 gene encoding aquaporin PIP2-7-like, protein MTKEVSEEAEQHQHHGTDYIDPPPAPLIDVSELKLWSFYRALVAEFIATLLFLYVTIATVIGHKKQPGECNVVGILGIARAFGGMIFILVYCTTGISGGHINPAVTFGLFLARKVSLLRAFFYLVAQCLGAICGLGLVKAFMKHPYNSQGGGANEVAPGYSKGTALGAEIIGTFVLVYTVFSATDTKRKARDSHVPVLAPLPIGFAMFMVHLATIPITGTGINPARSFGAAVIYNKDKAWDDHWIFWVGPFVGALAAAAR, encoded by the exons atgacgaaGGAAGTGAGTGAGGAAGCTGAGCAGCACCAGCACCATGGCACAGACTACATAGACCCACCACCAGCACCACTTATTGACGTCAGCGAGCTCAAGCTCTGGTCTTTCTACCGGGCCCTGGTTGCCGAATTCATCGCCACCCTCCTTTTCCTCTACGTCACCATCGCCACCGTCATCGGCCACAAGAAGCAACCCGGCGAATGTAATGTTGTTGGCATTCTCGGCATCGCACGGGCCTTTGGTGGCATGATTTTCATTCTAGTGTACTGCACCACTGGCATTTCTG GTGGTCATATCAACCCAGCGGTAACCTTTGGTCTGTTCCTGGCGCGAAAGGTCTCGTTGCTGCGGGCATTCTTCTATTTGGTGGCTCAGTGCTTGGGTGCAATTTGTGGGCTGGGGTTGGTGAAGGCTTTCATGAAGCATCCCTACAACTCCCAGGGTGGCGGGGCAAATGAGGTGGCGCCTGGCTACTCTAAGGGTACGGCCTTGGGTGCTGAGATTATCGGAACTTTTGTGCTCGTCTACACCGTCTTCTCCGCTACAGATACGAAGAGGAAAGCCCGTGACTCTCACGTGCCG GTTTTGGCACCGCTGCCAATTGGGTTTGCGATGTTCATGGTGCACTTGGCGACGATTCCGATAACGGGAACTGGCATCAACCCTGCTAGGAGTTTTGGAGCTGCTGTCATCTACAACAAAGATAAGGCCTGGGATGACCAT TGGATATTCTGGGTTGGGCCTTTCGTTGGAGCTTTGGCAGCAGCCGCCCGTTAG